One window of Akkermansia biwaensis genomic DNA carries:
- a CDS encoding bifunctional helix-turn-helix transcriptional regulator/GNAT family N-acetyltransferase translates to MDFFNQTGKMAIGSRLRMLTDKITNDAELIYGMYGVDIRPKWFSVFFVLSRGGAKTITAIAREIGHSHPSVSNIVKEMGARGLVKETRDKSDGRRNMVTLSSKGKKMAGIMAECYPDVESAVEQIARQARNDLWRAIEEWEDLLSEKTLFERVKEAKKEREGKDIAIIPYEPRYQSAFKALNEEWITAYWEMEEPDHKALDHPQEYILDKGGHIFIALYRDEPVGVCALCKKDDPEHEYELAKLAVSPGVQGKGIGVLLCRTVIGKAKELGCKKIFLESNTLLRPAIRLYRKLGFKEIPKSHPAYERVDIQMELVID, encoded by the coding sequence ATGGATTTTTTCAACCAGACGGGCAAAATGGCCATTGGAAGCAGACTGCGCATGCTGACGGACAAGATAACAAATGACGCCGAACTGATTTACGGCATGTACGGCGTGGACATCCGCCCGAAATGGTTTTCCGTCTTCTTTGTGCTGTCCCGCGGCGGAGCGAAGACCATCACCGCGATCGCCAGGGAAATAGGACATTCGCATCCGTCCGTCAGCAACATCGTAAAAGAAATGGGCGCAAGGGGGCTGGTGAAAGAAACGAGGGACAAATCGGACGGAAGAAGAAACATGGTCACGTTGTCTTCCAAGGGAAAAAAAATGGCCGGAATCATGGCCGAATGCTATCCCGACGTTGAGTCCGCCGTGGAACAAATCGCCCGGCAGGCCAGGAACGACCTGTGGCGGGCCATTGAAGAATGGGAAGACCTGCTGTCGGAAAAAACATTATTCGAACGGGTAAAAGAAGCCAAAAAGGAGAGGGAGGGAAAAGACATCGCCATCATTCCCTATGAGCCCCGCTACCAATCCGCTTTCAAGGCTCTCAATGAAGAATGGATCACCGCCTACTGGGAAATGGAAGAACCCGACCACAAGGCGCTGGACCACCCGCAGGAATACATTCTGGACAAGGGAGGCCACATTTTCATTGCCCTGTACAGGGATGAACCTGTCGGCGTATGCGCTCTGTGCAAAAAAGACGATCCGGAACATGAATATGAACTGGCCAAGCTCGCAGTCAGTCCCGGGGTTCAGGGAAAAGGAATCGGTGTATTGCTATGCCGGACCGTCATCGGCAAGGCAAAAGAACTGGGATGCAAAAAAATCTTTCTGGAAAGCAACACGCTTCTGCGCCCGGCCATACGGCTCTACAGAAAACTGGGGTTCAAGGAAATTCCGAAAAGCCATCCGGCCTACGAAAGGGTCGATATTCAAATGGAACTGGTGATAGACTGA
- a CDS encoding tetratricopeptide repeat protein produces the protein MADSVMASARQGNARAQFLTGVCYYTGEGVGKDLKEAFQWFSRAAQQGDPESQFYLGVMHECGEGVEQDAKKAFEWYLLAAGQEYAPAQHNVGNFYYKGVGTEKDLKKAVKWLTLAAMRGIPQSQNLLGLCCTEGLGMEQDFKEASRWYTLSAQQGLADAQNNLGILYERGLGVPQDFKEAFKWFSAAARQGYFAAQNNLGTLYDRGLGVRQDWKKAFELYSLAAAQGYGMAQSNLGKMYETGRGVRQDSKKAFDLYLSAAQQGEADGQNNVGVMYERGMGIPQNLKEAFKWFSAAARQENAWAQNNLGAMYYYGRGVPQDPKEAFQWFSLSAAQGNSSAQKNLGLLYEYGQGAEKDLKEAFQWFSLAAVQGENDARYRLGLLYENGKGVDKDVKEACKWYALAAEQGHPAAQNNLGTMYEAGDGVQKDLKEACKWYALAAEQGYAAAQDNLGTMYEGGQGVEKDLKEAFKWYLASARQGNSNAQYHLARMYLKGAGVEQDYREAVKWYGKAAEQNVPAAQFGLGLLYLTGNGTEQDEAKGRKWIAKAAEQGLEEARDMLKLLDDLFPKQNGED, from the coding sequence ATGGCGGATTCCGTCATGGCATCAGCCCGGCAGGGGAATGCCAGGGCACAGTTCCTGACCGGAGTTTGTTATTATACCGGGGAAGGGGTGGGGAAAGATCTGAAAGAAGCGTTTCAATGGTTTTCCCGTGCCGCGCAGCAGGGAGATCCGGAAAGCCAGTTTTATCTTGGGGTGATGCATGAATGCGGAGAAGGTGTGGAACAGGATGCAAAAAAGGCTTTTGAATGGTACCTGCTGGCAGCCGGGCAGGAATATGCGCCGGCCCAGCACAATGTGGGGAATTTCTATTATAAGGGAGTGGGGACGGAGAAGGATTTAAAGAAGGCGGTCAAATGGCTGACTCTGGCGGCTATGCGCGGAATACCCCAGTCGCAGAACCTGCTTGGCCTCTGTTGTACGGAAGGGCTGGGCATGGAACAGGATTTCAAGGAGGCTTCCAGGTGGTATACTTTGTCCGCCCAGCAGGGACTTGCCGATGCCCAGAACAATCTGGGGATTCTTTATGAGCGGGGGCTCGGGGTTCCTCAGGATTTCAAGGAAGCCTTCAAATGGTTTTCCGCCGCTGCCCGTCAGGGATATTTTGCTGCTCAAAATAATCTGGGAACCCTGTATGACCGGGGTCTCGGAGTCCGGCAGGATTGGAAGAAGGCGTTTGAATTATATTCCCTGGCTGCGGCGCAGGGATATGGGATGGCCCAGAGCAACCTCGGAAAGATGTATGAGACGGGAAGAGGAGTTCGGCAGGATTCAAAAAAAGCATTCGATCTGTATTTGTCCGCCGCGCAGCAGGGAGAGGCCGACGGCCAAAACAACGTGGGAGTCATGTATGAGAGAGGAATGGGAATCCCGCAGAATTTGAAAGAAGCGTTCAAGTGGTTTTCCGCCGCCGCCCGGCAGGAAAACGCATGGGCGCAAAACAATCTCGGAGCCATGTATTATTACGGTCGTGGCGTTCCGCAGGATCCAAAGGAGGCGTTCCAATGGTTTTCTCTTTCCGCCGCGCAAGGCAATTCTTCCGCTCAGAAAAATCTGGGACTCCTGTATGAATATGGACAGGGTGCGGAAAAGGATCTGAAAGAAGCGTTCCAATGGTTTTCCCTGGCTGCCGTCCAGGGAGAGAATGATGCCCGGTACCGGTTGGGGCTTTTGTATGAGAATGGCAAGGGTGTTGATAAGGATGTAAAGGAAGCGTGCAAATGGTATGCCCTTGCGGCGGAACAGGGGCATCCCGCGGCTCAAAACAATCTGGGGACCATGTATGAGGCGGGGGACGGGGTGCAGAAGGATTTGAAGGAAGCGTGCAAATGGTACGCCCTTGCGGCGGAACAGGGATATGCCGCGGCTCAAGACAATCTCGGGACCATGTATGAAGGGGGGCAGGGAGTGGAGAAGGATTTGAAAGAGGCCTTCAAATGGTATCTGGCGTCCGCCCGGCAGGGAAATTCAAACGCCCAGTATCATTTGGCGCGGATGTACCTGAAAGGTGCAGGCGTGGAGCAGGATTACCGTGAAGCTGTGAAATGGTACGGGAAAGCGGCGGAACAGAACGTTCCGGCTGCCCAGTTTGGGCTGGGGCTGCTTTACCTGACAGGGAACGGAACTGAGCAGGATGAGGCAAAAGGCAGAAAATGGATTGCCAAGGCGGCGGAACAAGGCCTGGAGGAAGCCCGGGATATGCTCAAACTGCTTGATGACCTGTTTCCGAAACAGAACGGAGAAGATTGA